In Methanoregula sp., a single window of DNA contains:
- a CDS encoding magnesium transporter CorA family protein yields MQIFKTRKESEPAVTDKTEVIEAGCWIQLFNPTEEELFAVTQKCTIPPDFLKAALDDEERPRIDYEEGVALVVMDIPVTNVNAEINNLTTHPLGVIMTNDHIITVCSRQTQLLDDFVSGKVRHFNTIKKTRFLFQIFYRNASNYLHHLRQIEKSISRIEVELHRSMKNEDLFQMMEIEKSLVYFSTSLKSNEAVLERILRTKPLKMYEEDAELLEDVIIENKQAMEMSQIYSHILNSMTETFATIISNNLNIVMKFLASVTIILAVPTMIASFYGMNVQDIPLSQTPLAFEIIFGISFMISLCLGVWMWTKKMF; encoded by the coding sequence ATGCAGATTTTTAAGACCCGGAAGGAATCCGAACCCGCTGTTACCGATAAGACCGAGGTGATTGAGGCGGGCTGCTGGATACAATTGTTCAACCCTACTGAAGAGGAACTGTTTGCTGTTACCCAGAAATGCACCATTCCTCCGGATTTTCTCAAGGCTGCACTGGATGACGAAGAACGCCCCCGCATTGACTATGAGGAAGGAGTAGCACTCGTTGTTATGGATATTCCGGTCACCAATGTGAACGCGGAGATCAATAACTTAACCACTCATCCGCTGGGGGTGATCATGACCAATGATCATATCATCACGGTGTGCAGCCGGCAAACCCAGCTTCTCGATGACTTTGTCTCTGGTAAAGTGCGTCACTTCAATACGATTAAAAAAACCCGGTTCCTGTTCCAGATCTTTTACCGGAATGCATCCAATTATCTCCACCACCTCCGCCAGATCGAGAAATCGATATCACGCATCGAAGTCGAACTCCACCGCTCCATGAAGAACGAGGACCTTTTCCAGATGATGGAAATCGAAAAGAGTCTCGTTTACTTCTCAACATCCTTAAAAAGCAACGAGGCGGTTCTCGAACGGATTCTCCGGACAAAACCATTAAAGATGTATGAAGAGGATGCCGAACTCCTCGAAGACGTCATCATAGAGAACAAGCAGGCAATGGAGATGTCCCAGATCTATTCCCACATCTTAAACAGTATGACGGAGACTTTTGCTACCATCATCTCCAATAATCTCAACATCGTCATGAAATTCCTCGCCTCGGTGACGATCATCCTTGCCGTGCCGACCATGATTGCCAGTTTTTATGGGATGAACGTGCAGGATATTCCGCTATCACAAACACCATTAGCCTTTGAGATCATTTTCGGTATATCATTCATGATCTCGCTCTGCCTCGGTGTATGGATGTGGACAAAGAAGATGTTCTGA
- a CDS encoding archaemetzincin family Zn-dependent metalloprotease, whose product MHVHIFWDAQSPAGLQVPVSRKISAILGVPTTVSENHVRMMGYVTERRQIDAAALLDSIQTYKHRHGIEDPVLVVVHQDLFKNGSSFVFGLARESVGAAVVSSARLGNEYYGLSGSDDDLMDRIVKEGAHEIGHLLGLGHCSNRECVMFKPDTLDELDRKKKQLCSSCYEQMAALR is encoded by the coding sequence ATGCATGTCCATATTTTTTGGGATGCCCAGTCCCCGGCCGGGCTCCAGGTGCCCGTTTCCCGGAAAATTTCTGCGATTCTTGGCGTGCCCACCACGGTTTCTGAAAACCATGTACGCATGATGGGATATGTGACCGAGCGCAGGCAGATCGATGCAGCTGCACTTCTGGACAGCATCCAGACCTACAAGCACCGCCACGGGATCGAGGACCCGGTCCTTGTGGTGGTTCACCAGGACCTGTTTAAAAACGGCAGCAGTTTTGTCTTCGGGCTTGCCCGGGAATCTGTTGGTGCGGCAGTGGTCTCATCGGCTCGCCTGGGAAATGAGTACTACGGGCTCTCCGGCAGTGACGATGACCTGATGGACCGGATTGTCAAAGAGGGCGCACACGAGATTGGGCACCTGCTGGGTCTCGGGCACTGTTCCAACCGGGAATGCGTGATGTTCAAACCCGATACTCTTGACGAACTGGATCGCAAGAAAAAACAGCTCTGTTCTTCCTGTTATGAACAGATGGCTGCACTGCGATAA
- a CDS encoding RDD family protein, with protein sequence MSDENMTSEPICIKPVPERTLHLAKWSARFWAWLVDVILIILFLNIVRGIFDPFWKLPLLWDYGHWEIFAIGFETIFFFLYWTVMEGFRGQSIGKMVMNLKVVNRDGTKIHYKTAAVESIGKAFLLPLDCLIGWLGMPNTKLRVFNRISNTIVIKTDYKEPDGILYVKEKE encoded by the coding sequence ATGTCTGATGAGAATATGACATCGGAACCGATATGCATCAAACCGGTTCCTGAAAGGACTCTTCATCTCGCAAAGTGGAGCGCCCGGTTCTGGGCCTGGCTCGTTGATGTCATTCTTATTATCCTCTTCTTAAACATCGTTCGCGGCATCTTTGATCCATTCTGGAAACTTCCCCTGCTCTGGGATTACGGGCACTGGGAGATCTTTGCAATAGGTTTCGAAACGATCTTCTTCTTTTTGTACTGGACCGTGATGGAGGGTTTCCGGGGACAGTCCATCGGCAAGATGGTGATGAACCTAAAAGTGGTCAACCGCGATGGAACAAAAATACATTATAAGACCGCCGCTGTTGAGAGTATCGGAAAAGCCTTCTTACTGCCGCTTGACTGCCTGATCGGATGGCTTGGAATGCCCAATACAAAACTGCGGGTTTTCAACCGGATATCCAATACCATCGTGATCAAGACCGACTACAAGGAACCTGACGGTATCCTGTACGTAAAGGAAAAAGAATAA
- a CDS encoding putative manganese-dependent inorganic diphosphatase, which translates to MGKKVVIIGHRQPDTDSVASVMGYAAFLNLAEPGRYIPARCGELNAETCFALETLSLKPPVLIDSIEPRVSDLAIHRISVTQDVPTVDVAALMDTHDIRNVPITDTEGRLVGIVGEHGLAQAYVKRRKIGELAILPLPLDTLARILSARVVVRAADTLEGRVSIAIDAPSVSSKNQTDKNIAIAGDNEPVQRSLIAAGVAALIIVDKAPVSEQVIREAGSKGVSVLATDLDAFGVGTMINLSLPARMVMETDIPRLELDDSLAHAKQVVYSSKFRSACVVEKDGTLRGIVTRTTLIDDVHRPVILLDHNEFAQAVEGIDTADIIEIIDHHRLGAISTLKPVKFLNDPVGSTSTIITQKYVESGITPTPAIAGILLAGILSDTLILKMSTTTPEDHKMVAYLSDITGLDPVTFGTKLLERGMNIEGATMEDLLVRDTKRYELFGKKVIISQVMVPSFVYPQAHTGEIQQELARLRKQQGTDIYLGLFTSVTENGSELFASAESGLITKLGLKDQPVHLANMMSRKKDLIPWFGDKLRAI; encoded by the coding sequence GTGGGCAAAAAAGTGGTGATCATCGGCCACCGTCAGCCGGATACGGACTCTGTCGCAAGCGTGATGGGATATGCAGCATTCCTGAACCTTGCTGAACCGGGGAGATACATCCCGGCCCGGTGCGGGGAACTGAATGCAGAGACGTGTTTTGCACTTGAAACATTAAGCCTCAAACCCCCGGTTCTTATCGACAGCATCGAGCCCCGGGTATCCGATCTAGCTATCCACCGCATCAGTGTGACGCAGGATGTGCCAACCGTCGATGTCGCAGCGCTTATGGATACACATGATATCCGCAACGTGCCTATCACCGATACAGAGGGAAGGCTTGTCGGTATTGTCGGTGAGCATGGGCTCGCCCAGGCATATGTTAAAAGGCGAAAGATCGGCGAGCTCGCAATACTGCCACTTCCCCTCGATACCCTGGCAAGGATACTCAGCGCCCGTGTGGTGGTAAGAGCTGCAGATACCCTCGAGGGCAGGGTTTCTATTGCTATCGATGCGCCCTCGGTCAGCTCAAAGAACCAGACGGACAAAAACATCGCAATCGCAGGAGATAACGAACCCGTCCAGCGTTCGCTGATAGCGGCGGGTGTCGCAGCGCTCATCATTGTCGACAAGGCACCCGTCAGCGAGCAGGTGATTCGCGAAGCAGGATCAAAAGGAGTCTCGGTACTGGCAACCGATCTCGATGCTTTTGGCGTAGGCACGATGATCAACCTCTCTCTCCCGGCCCGGATGGTGATGGAAACCGATATCCCCCGTCTCGAACTGGACGATTCGCTGGCACATGCAAAACAGGTCGTGTACTCCTCCAAGTTCCGTTCCGCGTGCGTAGTGGAAAAAGACGGGACCCTCCGGGGCATCGTAACCCGCACGACCCTTATCGACGATGTGCACAGGCCGGTCATTCTCCTGGACCACAATGAATTTGCCCAGGCCGTGGAAGGGATTGATACCGCAGATATTATCGAGATCATTGATCACCACCGGCTTGGCGCGATATCGACATTAAAACCGGTAAAATTCCTCAATGACCCGGTTGGTTCCACCTCAACGATCATCACACAGAAATATGTGGAAAGTGGCATCACACCCACACCGGCAATAGCCGGAATCCTCCTTGCCGGCATTCTCTCCGATACCCTGATCCTGAAAATGTCCACAACCACACCCGAAGATCACAAAATGGTGGCGTATCTTTCGGATATTACCGGACTTGACCCGGTCACATTCGGCACAAAACTGCTGGAGCGCGGGATGAATATTGAAGGGGCAACAATGGAAGATCTTCTGGTGCGGGACACGAAACGGTACGAGCTTTTCGGAAAGAAGGTGATCATTTCCCAGGTCATGGTACCATCATTTGTCTACCCACAGGCACATACTGGTGAGATCCAGCAGGAACTCGCACGTCTGCGTAAGCAGCAGGGTACCGACATCTACCTGGGACTGTTTACCAGTGTCACAGAAAACGGGAGCGAGCTCTTTGCCTCTGCGGAAAGCGGACTTATAACGAAACTGGGACTGAAGGACCAACCCGTTCACTTGGCAAATATGATGTCCCGGAAAAAGGATCTTATCCCGTGGTTCGGGGACAAGCTCCGGGCAATATGA
- a CDS encoding hybrid sensor histidine kinase/response regulator, whose protein sequence is MSSGDGDLKKPVKVLIVEDSRTQAEILRHTLEKHGYVPSLAENGKEALEMIGNVNPDVIISDVIMPVMDGYEFCRTIKNDTRYQHIPVILLTMLTDSRDIMYAMISGADNFITKPYQAEYIVSRLKKILSQKEAPLPPDSLESPIEVMLSGKKFAISHNRHQIIDFLTSAYEAAVIQHKEMLNAQHSLAEANNEVNLYLDIITHDINNVNTGALALTELLLMRAAGESEKALASRLATSVNQSIEIIGNVSTIRRLHERREALKSIPLDDVIQNEIRRFSNAKINFSGTNARVYADSLLEQVFMNLIGNSIKFSGIKVVIDISVLDRGEIIEVVVSDNGPGISDEVKPLIFDRFKRGKTSKSGKGLGLFIARALVDSYEGKIWATDNLQGKQESGTAIHFTLKKSL, encoded by the coding sequence GTGAGTTCGGGTGATGGGGATCTTAAAAAACCTGTAAAAGTCTTAATTGTCGAGGACAGCCGCACCCAGGCAGAGATACTCAGGCACACTCTTGAAAAACACGGTTATGTCCCCTCTCTTGCGGAAAACGGGAAGGAAGCCCTGGAGATGATCGGCAACGTAAATCCTGATGTGATTATCAGTGATGTGATCATGCCGGTAATGGACGGTTATGAATTTTGCCGTACGATTAAAAATGATACGCGGTATCAGCATATCCCGGTTATTCTCTTAACCATGCTGACGGACAGCAGGGATATCATGTATGCAATGATATCGGGTGCTGACAATTTTATCACAAAACCCTACCAGGCCGAATACATTGTTTCACGGCTTAAAAAGATCCTCTCACAAAAAGAAGCCCCGCTCCCACCAGATTCTCTGGAATCCCCGATTGAGGTGATGTTATCCGGCAAAAAATTTGCCATCTCCCACAACCGTCACCAGATCATTGATTTTCTGACATCTGCGTATGAGGCGGCGGTCATCCAGCACAAAGAGATGCTCAACGCCCAGCACAGTCTTGCCGAGGCAAATAATGAAGTGAACCTGTATCTCGATATTATTACCCATGATATCAATAACGTAAATACGGGTGCTCTTGCCCTCACGGAACTGCTTTTAATGAGAGCTGCCGGGGAATCCGAAAAAGCACTTGCCTCACGGCTTGCCACCTCAGTCAACCAGAGTATTGAGATCATTGGCAACGTTTCCACAATCCGAAGACTGCATGAACGCAGGGAAGCGCTGAAATCTATCCCGCTTGATGATGTCATCCAAAATGAGATCCGTCGTTTCTCCAATGCAAAAATCAATTTTTCCGGAACCAATGCCCGCGTCTATGCAGATTCCCTGCTGGAACAGGTTTTTATGAACCTGATCGGTAACAGTATAAAATTTTCCGGCATAAAAGTGGTCATTGATATATCGGTACTGGACAGGGGGGAGATAATCGAGGTTGTCGTTTCCGACAATGGTCCCGGAATTTCTGATGAGGTAAAACCCCTTATCTTTGATCGCTTCAAGAGGGGTAAAACCTCCAAGAGCGGCAAAGGGCTCGGACTCTTCATTGCCCGTGCGCTTGTCGACAGTTATGAGGGTAAAATATGGGCTACGGATAACCTGCAGGGGAAACAGGAATCAGGAACCGCGATCCATTTTACCCTGAAAAAATCTCTTTGA
- a CDS encoding histone deacetylase, whose protein sequence is MTRSSAITDSRAVWHDAPGHPECQGRLEAVLSGLPPDLPLYSATPAARQDVERIHDPYFLRWLELRCEATPSVSYLDRDTYVSPHSFDVALHAAGAAIAASERAIDGEHCFSLMRPPGHHAERDRAMGFCLLNNAAIAAKHALESVDRVAIVDWDVHHGNGTQHAFYTSNRVLYCSVHQEGIFPYTGDVHETGMGDGTGYTINAPLAAGADIGDYHLVFSEIFCPALQRFRPDLVIISAGQDILADDPLGWMQIQPKDFEVLTRLIQVAAERSLALILEGGYGPSHGEAIRHIISTLKREQEITVPDIPPASPATRALVAQLKKIHGLS, encoded by the coding sequence ATGACGCGTTCTTCTGCAATCACCGATTCACGCGCTGTCTGGCACGATGCCCCGGGCCACCCGGAATGCCAGGGTCGGCTTGAGGCTGTCCTGTCAGGGCTCCCTCCCGATCTCCCCCTCTATTCTGCAACACCTGCTGCCCGTCAGGATGTGGAACGAATTCATGATCCGTATTTTCTCCGCTGGCTTGAGCTGCGATGTGAAGCTACCCCTTCAGTGAGCTACCTTGACCGGGATACCTATGTCTCCCCGCACTCGTTTGATGTGGCACTCCATGCCGCCGGTGCGGCTATTGCAGCATCTGAACGGGCGATAGATGGCGAACACTGTTTCTCGCTTATGCGTCCCCCGGGTCACCATGCGGAACGTGACCGTGCGATGGGCTTCTGCCTGCTCAACAACGCCGCAATTGCCGCGAAACATGCACTTGAGTCTGTTGACCGGGTTGCGATTGTTGACTGGGATGTCCATCACGGAAACGGCACGCAGCACGCATTTTACACCAGTAACCGGGTGCTCTACTGCTCGGTCCACCAGGAGGGAATATTTCCGTATACCGGGGATGTCCATGAGACCGGGATGGGAGACGGAACCGGGTACACCATCAACGCGCCACTCGCAGCGGGTGCAGACATCGGCGATTACCATCTGGTGTTTTCTGAAATATTCTGCCCGGCACTACAGCGCTTCCGCCCGGATCTGGTCATCATTTCCGCAGGACAGGATATCCTTGCTGACGACCCGCTCGGCTGGATGCAGATCCAGCCAAAGGATTTCGAGGTCCTCACCCGGCTTATCCAGGTTGCAGCTGAACGATCACTCGCACTCATACTCGAGGGTGGATATGGTCCATCGCATGGAGAGGCGATACGGCATATTATCTCTACCCTGAAGCGGGAACAGGAAATTACCGTTCCTGATATCCCGCCAGCATCACCGGCAACGCGGGCACTGGTAGCGCAGCTCAAAAAAATACATGGATTATCCTGA
- the uvrA gene encoding excinuclease ABC subunit UvrA, whose protein sequence is MKNIIIKGARQHNLKNVNVEIPRDKLVVITGVSGSGKSTLAFDTLYAEGQRRYVESLSTYARQFLGMMHKPDVDSIEGLSPAISIEQKTTSKNPRSTVGTTTEIYDYLRLLFARIGTPYCPEHNIPIASQTPDRIADQIAAEHPGMVTILSPVVRQKKGTYQQLLKDLNKEGYARVRVNGTIIRTDEEITLDRYKKQDIEIVIDRLASSDRSRLTEAVENALKKSEGLVLVTGEDEKESTYSSLMACPVCGLAFEELQPRMFSFNSPFGACEDCHGLGVKMEFDPDLIIPDKSRCIADGAVAPYRNPMDGFRGQYLATVAKHFGFDVMTPMKDLTEKQYNALMFGSTERMHFSMSMKSGDAQWSHNGEWEGLLPQTARLYSQTQSEWRKRELENYMRIFDCPACKGRRLKDKVLAVRINGKSIIDVTDLSINSSIAFFNELKFTDKQVEIARQIIKEIRSRIEFLEKVGLGYLTLSRNAGTLSGGEAQRIRLATQIGSNLMGVLYVLDEPSIGLHQRDNRKLIETLRTLRDLGNTLIVVEHDEDMIRSADHLIDMGPGAGLHGGAIVAEGTPLQIQKNKKSLTGQYMAGTKKIDIPVKRRTSQKFITVKGCRENNLKKIDAKFPIGLLTVITGVSGSGKSTLVYETLYKGMMQILNQSRDQPGAHDRILFDAEIDKVIVIDQSPIGKTPRSNPATYTKVFDEIRTVFAETKEAKMRGYKPGRFSFNIRGGRCEACEGDGLIRIEMNFLPDVYIECEECKGKRYNRETLEVKYKGKSIADVLDMSVEEALTLFTNIPSIRTKLETLSRVGLDYIKLGQSSTTLSGGEAQRIKLTRELAKRATGKTLYLLDEPTTGLHFDDTKKLIKVLDDLVEKGNTVVVIEHNLDVIKSADHIIDIGPEGGDGGGKIIATGTPEQVVKVKGSYTGEFLKPILMSV, encoded by the coding sequence ATGAAAAATATCATCATCAAAGGTGCCCGCCAGCACAACCTGAAAAATGTGAACGTGGAGATTCCCCGCGATAAACTTGTGGTTATTACAGGTGTTTCCGGTTCCGGGAAATCCACGCTTGCATTCGATACCCTCTACGCGGAGGGACAACGGCGCTATGTTGAGTCGCTCTCCACGTACGCCCGCCAGTTTCTCGGTATGATGCACAAGCCGGATGTGGACAGCATCGAAGGTCTGTCACCCGCGATCTCGATCGAACAGAAGACGACAAGCAAAAATCCCCGCAGCACAGTCGGGACAACTACCGAGATCTATGATTATCTCCGCCTGCTGTTTGCCCGCATCGGAACTCCCTATTGTCCCGAGCATAATATCCCGATTGCCTCGCAGACCCCCGACCGGATTGCTGACCAGATCGCAGCCGAACACCCGGGCATGGTGACCATCCTGTCTCCCGTTGTCCGGCAGAAGAAGGGCACTTACCAGCAGCTCTTGAAAGACCTGAACAAGGAGGGTTACGCGCGGGTGCGGGTAAACGGGACGATCATCCGTACCGATGAGGAGATTACCCTCGACCGGTACAAGAAGCAGGATATCGAGATCGTCATCGACCGGCTCGCATCATCCGATCGCTCCCGGCTGACCGAAGCGGTTGAGAATGCCCTCAAAAAATCCGAAGGTCTGGTGCTGGTCACCGGTGAGGATGAAAAGGAGTCCACCTATTCATCGCTCATGGCCTGCCCGGTCTGCGGGCTTGCCTTTGAAGAGCTCCAGCCCCGCATGTTCTCGTTCAACAGCCCGTTCGGGGCCTGCGAGGACTGCCATGGCCTCGGCGTGAAGATGGAGTTCGATCCTGACCTGATCATCCCCGACAAGTCCCGCTGCATTGCGGATGGTGCCGTTGCCCCCTACCGGAACCCGATGGACGGGTTCCGGGGGCAGTACCTTGCCACCGTGGCAAAACACTTTGGTTTCGATGTAATGACCCCGATGAAGGATCTCACCGAGAAGCAGTACAATGCCCTGATGTTTGGCTCTACCGAGCGGATGCATTTCTCGATGAGCATGAAGAGCGGGGATGCCCAGTGGTCCCATAACGGGGAGTGGGAAGGACTCCTTCCCCAGACGGCCCGATTGTACTCCCAGACCCAGTCCGAGTGGCGGAAACGGGAACTGGAAAACTATATGCGGATCTTTGACTGCCCTGCCTGTAAGGGCCGTCGCCTCAAGGACAAAGTACTTGCGGTCCGGATAAACGGGAAATCGATCATCGATGTGACGGATCTTTCCATCAACAGCAGCATTGCGTTCTTCAACGAGCTGAAATTTACCGATAAACAAGTCGAGATCGCCCGCCAGATCATCAAGGAGATCCGTTCCCGCATTGAATTCCTGGAAAAGGTAGGACTGGGGTATCTCACGCTCTCGCGCAATGCCGGTACCCTTTCCGGCGGGGAAGCCCAGCGTATACGGCTTGCCACCCAGATCGGCTCGAACCTGATGGGGGTGCTGTACGTGCTCGATGAACCTTCCATCGGGTTGCACCAGCGGGATAACCGGAAACTGATCGAGACGCTGCGGACTCTCCGCGATCTCGGTAACACCCTGATCGTCGTTGAGCATGATGAGGATATGATCCGCTCTGCCGATCACTTAATCGACATGGGGCCCGGGGCCGGTCTTCACGGGGGGGCAATCGTTGCGGAAGGAACACCCCTCCAGATCCAGAAGAACAAAAAATCCCTGACCGGCCAGTACATGGCCGGTACAAAAAAGATCGATATACCGGTAAAACGCCGCACATCCCAGAAATTCATCACGGTAAAAGGCTGCCGGGAGAACAATTTGAAGAAGATCGACGCGAAGTTCCCGATCGGTCTTCTCACCGTCATCACCGGGGTCTCGGGCAGCGGGAAATCCACGCTCGTATACGAGACGCTCTACAAGGGCATGATGCAGATCCTCAACCAGTCCCGGGATCAGCCGGGTGCCCACGACCGGATCCTCTTCGATGCCGAGATCGACAAGGTGATCGTGATCGACCAGTCCCCTATTGGGAAAACCCCCCGGTCCAACCCGGCTACCTACACCAAGGTCTTTGACGAGATCCGGACGGTTTTTGCCGAGACAAAAGAGGCAAAGATGCGGGGATACAAACCCGGCAGGTTCTCGTTCAATATCCGTGGCGGGCGGTGCGAGGCCTGCGAGGGTGACGGGCTGATCCGGATCGAGATGAATTTCCTGCCCGATGTCTATATCGAGTGCGAGGAGTGTAAAGGCAAGCGGTATAACCGCGAGACCCTTGAGGTGAAGTACAAGGGCAAATCGATTGCTGACGTGCTGGATATGAGCGTGGAAGAAGCCCTCACCCTGTTTACCAATATTCCGTCGATCCGGACCAAGCTCGAGACACTCTCCCGCGTAGGACTCGATTACATCAAGCTCGGGCAGAGTTCCACGACCCTTTCCGGCGGGGAGGCCCAGCGGATCAAGCTCACCCGCGAGCTTGCAAAGAGGGCAACCGGAAAGACGCTCTACCTGCTCGATGAACCCACCACCGGGCTCCATTTTGATGATACGAAAAAACTGATCAAGGTGCTTGACGATCTGGTGGAGAAGGGCAACACGGTCGTGGTGATAGAGCACAACCTCGATGTGATCAAGTCCGCCGATCATATCATTGATATCGGCCCCGAAGGCGGCGATGGTGGCGGAAAGATCATCGCAACGGGAACACCGGAGCAGGTCGTAAAAGTGAAGGGGAGTTATACAGGGGAGTTCTTAAAACCCATACTCATGTCCGTATGA
- the uvrC gene encoding excinuclease ABC subunit UvrC: MIDLTRLPHAPGCYLFSDQAGTIIYVGKAKDLKKRVTSYFQKTDHDAKTEKLVERIVSLDFVVTTTETEAFLLENNLIKKHQPKYNIDLKDAKRFAYIEISNDPFPRIGIARQRIKSAVYYGPFVSAAERDAVLRAIKRTFTLRSCRKLPKRACLRYHMHSCSAPCIGAISPEEYRVQVDRAAALLKGKGGELVKQLREEMAAYSTAQEYEKALSLRNQIDAIERLSERQSVERPKESDQDVIAYTVADGIVSLMVFAVRKGSLTQKQEYSFKAVEDFFEEFLVQYYADHPPPTELIVPQTVDAALSEYLTERRGRCVQVTVPKIGEKKNLLDLVYTNIELSFRRGALKTGDLQAALDLPDTPHVIECFDISHLSGTSMVGSMVQFRDGSPDKKNYRRFKIRTVEGIDDFASIAEVVKRRYQRLSGEGADMPDLIVIDGGKGQLSAALEILSGLNVEIPVIALAKRDEEVYLPGEMLPRNLDPKGMALRYLQEIRDEAHRFAVAYHRLLRGKKMKGEK; this comes from the coding sequence ATGATCGATCTCACCCGTCTGCCCCACGCCCCCGGCTGCTATCTCTTTTCCGATCAAGCCGGCACCATCATCTACGTGGGCAAGGCAAAAGACCTCAAAAAGCGGGTGACGAGTTACTTCCAGAAGACCGATCACGATGCCAAGACGGAGAAACTGGTTGAACGGATCGTATCGCTCGATTTTGTGGTGACTACCACGGAAACGGAAGCATTTCTGTTGGAAAATAACCTGATAAAAAAACACCAGCCGAAATACAATATTGACTTAAAGGATGCAAAGCGGTTTGCCTACATCGAGATCAGCAATGATCCATTCCCGCGAATCGGGATTGCCCGGCAGAGGATCAAAAGTGCCGTTTATTACGGGCCATTTGTTTCGGCTGCCGAACGCGATGCGGTGCTCCGTGCAATAAAACGCACGTTTACTCTTCGTTCGTGCCGGAAACTTCCCAAACGTGCATGCCTCCGGTATCACATGCATTCGTGCAGTGCGCCCTGCATCGGTGCGATCAGCCCGGAAGAGTACCGTGTACAGGTTGACCGGGCTGCCGCCCTGCTCAAAGGAAAGGGGGGGGAACTGGTAAAACAGCTCCGCGAAGAGATGGCAGCGTACTCAACGGCACAGGAATACGAAAAGGCCCTGTCTCTCCGCAACCAGATCGATGCCATCGAGCGTCTCTCGGAACGACAGTCTGTCGAACGGCCAAAAGAGAGCGACCAGGACGTGATCGCGTATACCGTTGCTGACGGGATTGTCTCTTTAATGGTCTTTGCGGTCCGGAAAGGCTCGCTTACCCAGAAGCAGGAGTACTCCTTTAAAGCGGTAGAAGATTTTTTCGAGGAATTCCTGGTCCAGTATTATGCGGATCATCCGCCTCCCACTGAGTTGATCGTTCCCCAGACTGTCGATGCAGCACTCAGTGAATATCTTACCGAACGCAGGGGCAGGTGTGTACAGGTCACCGTGCCGAAGATTGGCGAGAAGAAAAATCTTCTCGATCTGGTATATACTAACATCGAGCTCAGTTTCCGGCGGGGCGCCCTGAAGACAGGCGACCTCCAGGCCGCTCTTGATCTTCCCGATACACCTCACGTGATCGAATGTTTCGACATCTCGCATCTCTCCGGCACCTCTATGGTAGGTTCGATGGTCCAGTTCCGGGATGGGTCACCGGACAAGAAAAATTACCGCAGGTTCAAAATCAGGACTGTTGAAGGGATCGATGATTTTGCATCCATCGCAGAAGTTGTGAAGAGGCGCTACCAGAGACTCTCCGGGGAAGGGGCAGATATGCCCGATCTCATCGTAATCGATGGGGGCAAGGGACAACTGTCGGCAGCTCTGGAAATCCTGAGTGGTCTCAATGTGGAGATTCCGGTCATTGCACTTGCCAAGCGGGATGAGGAAGTGTACCTGCCCGGAGAGATGCTTCCCCGTAATCTCGATCCCAAAGGAATGGCACTGCGGTACCTGCAGGAGATCCGCGATGAGGCGCACCGGTTTGCCGTGGCCTATCACCGGCTGCTGCGGGGTAAAAAGATGAAGGGAGAAAAATAA
- a CDS encoding UPF0146 family protein → MGDYKHIETRVGTYIVKHYSRAIEVGVGRNEEAARIIRNAGALIRCTDVKPLDITDNLPFSQDDIFSPDISLYTGAEVIYAIRPAIEMIPPLIELAGRINADLIVYHLGFESYEKGGEIIDCGVLLHRYHVRSETVKQG, encoded by the coding sequence ATGGGCGACTATAAACATATTGAAACACGCGTCGGGACCTATATTGTAAAACATTATTCCCGTGCCATCGAAGTCGGCGTTGGCAGGAATGAAGAGGCCGCCCGCATCATCAGAAATGCCGGGGCCCTGATCCGCTGCACAGACGTAAAACCGCTGGATATTACGGACAATCTGCCCTTTTCACAGGACGATATTTTTTCACCCGATATCTCCCTGTACACAGGCGCAGAGGTCATTTACGCAATTCGCCCTGCAATAGAGATGATCCCGCCCCTGATCGAACTGGCAGGACGGATCAACGCTGACCTGATCGTGTACCATCTCGGTTTTGAATCCTATGAAAAGGGCGGGGAGATCATCGACTGCGGGGTGCTCCTCCACCGGTATCACGTCCGGTCAGAAACCGTCAAACAGGGTTGA